Proteins found in one Panthera tigris isolate Pti1 chromosome B3, P.tigris_Pti1_mat1.1, whole genome shotgun sequence genomic segment:
- the LOC102971023 gene encoding olfactory receptor 4F15-like, which produces MNGLNESVVSEFMLLGLASSWETKVFLMLIFSLIYLGIILGNLFIFFLVIFDSHLHSPMYFLLANLSLIDVGLSSTTVPKMITDLLNEYKIISFQSCMTQICFIHIMGGVEMVLLIAMAFDRYTAICNPLHYLNIMNPKICVSFVIAGWVIGVIHAMSQFAFVINLPFCGPNKVDSFYCDFPRIIKLACTDGAKFEFIIAANSGFMSMGTFFLLILSYIFILVTVWKRSSGDLSKAFVTLSAHITVVVLFFTPCMFLYVWPFPTSSIDKYLFIVDFAITPVLNPAIYTLRNKDIKISIKRLSKWGHYVKFC; this is translated from the coding sequence ATGAATGGACTAAATGAATCTGTTGTTTCTGAGTTTATGTTGTTGGGACTCGCTAGTTCTTGGGAAACTAAAGTTTTTCTCATGTTGAtattttccttgatttatttGGGGATCATCCTgggaaatcttttcattttctttttggtaatttttgattCTCATTTACATTCTCCTATGTACTTCCTGCTGGCCAACCTATCCCTCATTGATGTGGGGCTTTCCTCTACCACAGTTCCAAAGATGATTACAGACCTTCTAAATGAGTATAAGATAATTTCTTTCCAAAGTTGTATGACACAGATATGCTTCATCCACATCATGGGAGGAGTGGAGATGGTGTTACTCATCGCCATGGCATTTGACAGGTACACAGCAATCTGTAATCCTCTTCACTACTTGAACATCATGAACCctaaaatatgtgtttcttttgTAATTGCTGGCTGGGTCATTGGGGTGATCCATGCCATGTCCCAGTTTGCTTTCGTTATAAACTTGCCCTTTTGCGGTCCTAATAAAGTAGACAGCTTTTACTGTGACTTTCCCAGGATCATAAAACTTGCATGCACAGATGGAGCCAAGTTTGAGTTTATTATTGCTGCCAACAGTGGCTTCATGAGCATGGGCACCTTCTTCCTGCTAATCCTTTCCTATATCTTCATTTTGGTCACTGTCTGGAAACGTTCTTCAGGAGACTTATCCAAAGCATTTGTCACTCTGTCAGCTCACATCACTGTGGTGGTTCTATTTTTCACTCCATGCATGTTTCTCTATGTATGGCCTTTCCCCACATCATCAATTGATAAATACCTATTCATTGTTGACTTTGCTATCACCCCTGTCTTGAATCCTGCCATCTATACATTACGGAACAAAGACATAAAGATATCAATAAAAAGATTGAGCAAATGGGGACATTATGTCAAATTCTGCTGA